One window of Mesorhizobium sp. WSM4904 genomic DNA carries:
- a CDS encoding NAD(P)/FAD-dependent oxidoreductase yields MSEASHRVVVVGAGFGGLELTRALAGAPVRITMIDKRNHHLFQPLLYQVATTSLATSEIAWPIRHLLRRRKDVTTLLGTVTGIDRNAKRVLLEDGSSLAYDTLVLATGARHAYFGHDEWEPFAPGLKTLEDATEIRRRILLAFEQAERETDPAKRQALLTLAIVGGGPTGVELAGTIVELAHDTLRGEFRNIDTRQARVVLIEAGDRILANFAPELSTYAQKALERLGVEVELGRAVTHLDADGVVFGGTHLPAKTILWAAGVAASPAAEWLRAPADRAGRVMVEPDLTVPGSPEIFVIGDTAHLLRPDGKPVPGVAPSAKQEGRHVAATIKARLAGDTAPRPFRYRHDGDLATIGKRAAAIDFGWIKLTGRLAWWLWGIAHIYFLIDFRNRLAVSLSWLWIYFTGQRSARLITQGDDDKN; encoded by the coding sequence ATGAGTGAAGCCAGCCATCGTGTCGTGGTCGTCGGCGCCGGGTTCGGCGGCCTCGAACTCACCCGCGCGCTTGCCGGCGCACCGGTGCGCATCACCATGATCGACAAGCGCAATCACCATCTTTTCCAACCGCTGCTTTATCAGGTGGCGACCACCTCGCTGGCGACGTCCGAGATCGCCTGGCCGATCCGCCATCTCTTGCGCAGGCGCAAGGACGTGACGACGCTTCTGGGTACGGTCACCGGCATCGACCGCAACGCCAAGCGCGTGCTGCTCGAGGATGGCAGCTCGCTCGCCTACGACACGCTGGTGCTCGCCACCGGCGCGCGCCACGCCTATTTCGGTCACGACGAATGGGAGCCTTTCGCGCCCGGGCTGAAGACGCTCGAGGACGCCACGGAAATCCGGCGCCGCATCCTGCTTGCCTTCGAGCAGGCCGAGCGCGAAACCGATCCCGCCAAACGTCAGGCGCTGCTGACGCTGGCCATCGTCGGCGGTGGGCCGACCGGCGTGGAGCTTGCCGGCACCATTGTCGAGCTTGCGCATGACACGCTGCGCGGCGAATTCCGCAACATCGACACGCGGCAGGCGCGCGTGGTGCTGATCGAGGCCGGCGACCGCATCCTGGCCAATTTCGCGCCTGAGCTCTCGACCTATGCGCAGAAAGCTCTGGAGCGGCTTGGCGTAGAAGTCGAGCTCGGCCGCGCCGTCACGCATCTGGACGCCGATGGCGTCGTCTTCGGCGGCACGCATCTGCCGGCAAAGACCATCCTGTGGGCTGCGGGCGTCGCCGCTTCGCCGGCGGCGGAATGGCTGAGAGCGCCGGCCGACCGGGCGGGCAGGGTGATGGTCGAGCCCGATCTCACCGTGCCGGGCAGCCCCGAGATCTTCGTCATCGGCGACACGGCACATCTGTTGCGGCCGGATGGAAAGCCGGTGCCGGGCGTGGCGCCTTCCGCCAAGCAGGAGGGCAGGCATGTTGCGGCAACCATCAAGGCGCGGCTCGCCGGCGATACGGCGCCGCGTCCGTTCCGCTATCGGCATGACGGCGATCTCGCAACGATCGGCAAGCGTGCCGCGGCCATCGACTTCGGCTGGATCAAGCTCACCGGCCGGCTCGCCTGGTGGCTTTGGGGCATCGCCCACATTTACTTCCTGATCGATTTTCGCAACCGGCTCGCGGTTTCGCTTAGCTGGCTATGGATATATTTTACCGGGCAGCGCAGCGCGCGGCTGATCACTCAGGGCGACGACGACAAGAACTGA
- a CDS encoding GFA family protein has translation MITGGCLCGAVRYESRAEPITARLCWCRFCQYIAAGNAAVSVCFLTARFRVAGETRDYESAADSGNRMHRRFCPACGVHLFSEAESRPHLIFVRAGTLDDPNMIRPAATIWTIKAPPWACIDTSLPTFEGQPPPVA, from the coding sequence ATGATCACCGGGGGATGTCTGTGCGGCGCAGTCCGCTACGAGAGCCGCGCCGAGCCGATCACCGCACGTCTGTGTTGGTGCCGCTTCTGCCAGTATATTGCGGCCGGCAATGCGGCGGTGAGCGTCTGCTTCTTGACGGCGCGCTTCAGGGTCGCGGGTGAGACGCGCGATTACGAAAGCGCGGCTGACAGCGGCAACAGGATGCACCGACGCTTCTGCCCAGCCTGCGGAGTGCATCTTTTCAGCGAGGCGGAGTCGCGCCCGCATCTGATCTTCGTGCGCGCTGGCACGCTCGACGATCCGAACATGATACGGCCCGCAGCGACGATCTGGACGATCAAGGCGCCGCCCTGGGCATGCATCGACACCTCGCTGCCGACCTTCGAGGGCCAGCCGCCGCCGGTGGCGTAG
- a CDS encoding alanyl-tRNA editing protein produces the protein MARRTEALFRDDAYLRTADAQVVAINDRGGILLDRTIFYATSGGQPGDTGMLELADGSRIAIAATITGETKDEIIHVPAPEQAMPVVGDRLKLAIDWERRHLLMRMHAACHLLTVVCPFPITGAAVAEDDSRVDFDIPDAGFTKEDVTARLMELVRADHPIFTRLITDEELAANPGLVKSKNVRPPAGTGRIRLVCIGENASIDSQPCGGTHVKSTGEVGEIHVGKIEKKGRENRRFRIRFGPMPAN, from the coding sequence ATGGCACGCAGAACCGAAGCGCTGTTCCGTGACGACGCCTATCTGAGGACGGCGGACGCACAGGTCGTCGCCATCAACGATCGCGGCGGCATTCTTCTTGATCGGACCATCTTCTACGCTACGTCGGGGGGACAGCCCGGCGATACCGGCATGCTCGAACTGGCCGATGGCAGCCGCATCGCGATCGCGGCAACCATCACCGGCGAGACCAAGGACGAGATCATCCATGTACCGGCGCCCGAACAGGCCATGCCGGTGGTCGGTGACAGGCTGAAGCTCGCCATCGATTGGGAGCGGCGGCATCTCTTGATGCGCATGCACGCCGCCTGCCATCTGCTCACCGTCGTCTGTCCGTTTCCGATCACCGGGGCGGCGGTCGCCGAGGACGACAGCCGCGTCGATTTCGACATTCCCGACGCCGGCTTCACCAAGGAGGATGTGACGGCGAGGTTAATGGAGCTTGTGCGCGCCGATCATCCGATCTTCACGCGACTGATCACCGACGAGGAATTGGCCGCCAATCCAGGCCTGGTGAAATCGAAGAACGTGCGGCCGCCCGCCGGCACCGGCAGGATCCGCCTGGTTTGCATCGGCGAGAATGCCTCGATCGACAGCCAGCCCTGCGGCGGCACCCATGTGAAGAGCACCGGCGAGGTCGGCGAGATCCACGTCGGCAAGATCGAGAAGAAGGGCCGCGAGAACCGGCGCTTCCGCATCCGCTTCGGACCGATGCCGGCGAATTGA
- a CDS encoding GNAT family N-acetyltransferase, translating to MENGVPKDIEVMVTFLEMHAPPALSPPLPYNRQIALLKTKDIPLHFYRYLMDRVGRKWHWVNVLRLSDEELAAGLHREDRDIRVLYLDGSPAGFFDLKPHLPDEVELAYFGMMEHAHGQGIGRWFLGAAISAAWSYGPKRVTVQTCTLDHPAALPLYQKLGFTPVAQKREVVHPMTFAERSASVMRP from the coding sequence ATGGAAAACGGTGTGCCGAAGGATATCGAGGTCATGGTGACATTCCTCGAGATGCACGCGCCGCCGGCCTTGTCGCCGCCGCTGCCTTACAACCGTCAGATCGCGCTGCTGAAGACCAAGGACATCCCGCTGCATTTCTACCGCTACCTGATGGATCGGGTCGGGCGCAAATGGCACTGGGTCAACGTGCTCAGACTGAGCGACGAGGAACTGGCCGCCGGCCTGCATCGCGAGGACCGCGACATCAGGGTGCTCTACCTCGACGGCTCCCCCGCCGGCTTCTTCGATCTCAAGCCGCATTTGCCGGACGAAGTGGAACTCGCCTATTTCGGCATGATGGAACATGCGCACGGCCAGGGCATCGGCCGCTGGTTCCTGGGCGCTGCTATCTCCGCCGCATGGTCGTATGGACCGAAGCGCGTCACGGTGCAGACCTGCACGCTCGACCATCCGGCGGCGCTGCCGCTTTACCAGAAGCTCGGCTTCACGCCGGTGGCGCAGAAGAGGGAGGTCGTTCATCCAATGACCTTCGCCGAGCGCTCGGCGAGCGTGATGAGGCCGTAG
- a CDS encoding Lrp/AsnC family transcriptional regulator — translation MSLDRIDIAILETLQKDGRIPNAALAEKVGLSQSACSRRLDNLEKSGTIRGYHARLSNAALGHQMTAIVHISLSGQFEKTLSDFEAAIKRCPNVLSCHLMSGEYDYILRIAAKDLADYERIHKEWLSAMPHVTKINSSFALREIVDRTAVGLRPEMA, via the coding sequence ATGTCGCTCGATAGGATTGATATCGCCATTCTGGAGACTTTGCAGAAGGATGGCCGGATCCCCAACGCGGCGCTGGCAGAAAAGGTCGGGCTGTCGCAGTCGGCCTGCTCGCGCCGGCTCGACAATCTGGAGAAATCCGGAACCATCCGAGGCTACCACGCGCGGCTGTCGAACGCCGCGCTCGGCCACCAGATGACGGCGATCGTCCATATATCGCTGTCGGGGCAATTCGAGAAGACGCTGTCGGATTTCGAGGCGGCGATCAAGCGCTGCCCGAACGTGCTTTCCTGCCATCTGATGTCGGGCGAATACGACTATATCCTGCGCATCGCCGCAAAAGACCTCGCCGACTATGAGCGCATCCACAAGGAATGGCTGTCGGCCATGCCGCATGTGACGAAGATCAACTCGTCCTTCGCCTTGCGCGAGATCGTCGACAGGACGGCGGTCGGCTTGAGGCCGGAGATGGCGTAA
- the ald gene encoding alanine dehydrogenase, with amino-acid sequence MRVGCPKEIKNHEYRVGLTPGSVREYVAHGHEVLVETGAGAGIGADDNAYRAAGATIAKTAADVFAKSDMIVKVKEPQPNEWVQLRDGQILYTYLHLAPDPEQTKGLLASGVTAVAYETVTDDRGGLPLLAPMSEVAGRLSIQAGATALQKANGGRGVLLGGVPGVLPGKVTVLGGGVVGLHAAKMAAGLGADVTIIDRSIPRLRQLDDIFGGRVHTRYSTVEALEDECFSADIVVGAVLIPGAAAPKLVTREMLSGMKKGSVLVDVAIDQGGCFETSHATTHADPTYEVDGVIHYCVANMPGAVPVTSAHALNNATLHHGLQLADKGLKALVDDHHLRNGLNVHKGKITNRAVAEALGYEMVEPKAVLAA; translated from the coding sequence ATGCGCGTCGGCTGCCCCAAGGAAATCAAAAACCACGAATACCGCGTCGGCCTGACGCCCGGCTCGGTCCGCGAATATGTCGCGCACGGCCACGAAGTGCTGGTCGAGACCGGCGCCGGCGCCGGGATCGGCGCCGACGACAACGCCTATCGCGCCGCCGGCGCCACCATCGCCAAGACGGCCGCCGACGTGTTCGCCAAGTCGGACATGATCGTCAAGGTCAAGGAGCCGCAGCCCAACGAGTGGGTCCAGCTGCGCGACGGCCAGATCCTCTATACCTACCTGCACCTCGCTCCCGATCCGGAGCAGACCAAGGGCCTGCTCGCTTCGGGCGTTACCGCCGTTGCCTATGAGACGGTGACCGACGACCGCGGCGGCCTGCCGCTGCTCGCCCCGATGTCGGAAGTCGCCGGCCGTCTGTCGATCCAGGCCGGAGCGACCGCGCTGCAGAAGGCCAATGGCGGCCGCGGCGTGCTGCTCGGCGGCGTTCCGGGCGTGCTGCCCGGCAAGGTGACGGTGCTCGGCGGCGGTGTCGTCGGCCTGCATGCGGCGAAGATGGCTGCCGGCCTCGGCGCCGACGTCACCATCATCGACCGCTCGATCCCGCGCCTGCGTCAGCTCGACGACATCTTTGGCGGCCGCGTCCATACCCGTTACTCGACCGTCGAGGCGCTGGAAGATGAGTGCTTCTCGGCTGACATCGTCGTCGGCGCCGTGCTGATCCCGGGCGCCGCGGCGCCCAAGCTCGTCACCCGCGAAATGCTCTCCGGCATGAAGAAGGGCTCGGTGCTGGTCGACGTGGCCATCGACCAGGGCGGCTGCTTCGAGACCTCGCATGCCACGACGCATGCCGATCCGACCTACGAGGTCGACGGCGTCATCCACTACTGCGTCGCCAACATGCCGGGTGCGGTTCCGGTCACCTCGGCGCATGCGCTCAACAACGCCACCTTGCACCACGGCCTGCAGCTTGCCGACAAGGGCCTGAAGGCGCTGGTCGACGACCACCACCTGCGCAACGGCCTCAATGTCCACAAGGGCAAGATCACCAATCGCGCCGTCGCCGAAGCGCTCGGCTACGAAATGGTCGAGCCGAAGGCGGTTCTCGCCGCCTGA
- a CDS encoding 5-formyltetrahydrofolate cyclo-ligase produces MIDDRDDGPAQYASPPCFMHELDPAYQMPLSDWTDVRRWRKAERERLIGARLAVSADARAAMSARIAEGLDALVGDVAGRMVSLYWPFRGEPDLRGWMASINARSGRTALPVVIEKGRPLVFRAYAPGDRLEKGVWNIPIPAEGDPVLPDIVISPVVGIDPGNYRLGYGGGFYDRTLAAMPFRPLVIGVGYELQRIPTIYPQAHDIPMTTVVTEAVRGK; encoded by the coding sequence ATGATCGACGATCGCGATGACGGCCCGGCCCAATACGCCTCGCCGCCTTGTTTCATGCACGAGCTCGATCCGGCCTATCAGATGCCGCTGTCCGACTGGACGGACGTCAGGCGCTGGCGCAAGGCGGAGCGCGAACGACTGATCGGAGCGCGGCTTGCCGTCTCCGCCGATGCGCGCGCGGCTATGTCGGCACGCATTGCCGAGGGCCTCGACGCCCTGGTCGGCGACGTTGCCGGCCGCATGGTCAGCCTCTACTGGCCATTCCGCGGCGAGCCGGACCTGCGCGGCTGGATGGCGTCGATCAATGCGCGCAGCGGCCGCACGGCGCTGCCCGTCGTCATCGAGAAGGGTCGGCCCCTGGTCTTCCGCGCCTACGCGCCTGGAGACCGGCTGGAGAAAGGCGTCTGGAACATCCCGATCCCGGCCGAGGGCGATCCGGTGCTGCCCGACATCGTGATCTCGCCCGTCGTCGGCATCGATCCCGGCAACTATCGGCTGGGCTATGGTGGCGGCTTCTACGACCGTACGCTTGCCGCCATGCCGTTCAGGCCGCTGGTCATCGGTGTCGGCTACGAATTGCAGCGCATCCCCACCATCTACCCGCAGGCGCACGATATTCCGATGACGACGGTGGTGACGGAGGCGGTTAGAGGTAAATGA
- a CDS encoding cysteine synthase A, whose product MPRNVIEAIGNTPLIRLNKASDATGCEILGKAEFMNPGQSVKDRAGLFIIRDAEQRGLLKPGGVIVEGTAGNTGIGLTLVAKALGYRTVIVIPDTQSQEKKDTIKILGAELIEVPAVPYKNPNNYVKLSGRLAEQLARSEPNGAIWANQFDNVANRDGHIRTTAQEIWTQTGGKVDGFVSAVGSGGTLAGVAIGLKAKSKDVKIALADPLGAALYSFYTSGELKSDGSSITEGIGQGRITANLEGFTPDFSYQIPDEEALPIIFDLIQEEGLCVGGSTGINIAGAIRLARELGPGHTIVTILADYGTRYQTKLFNPDFLRGKNLPVPGWMEERADISVPFEEVA is encoded by the coding sequence ATGCCCCGTAATGTGATCGAAGCGATCGGCAATACACCCTTGATCCGACTCAACAAGGCTTCGGACGCGACCGGCTGCGAAATCCTGGGCAAGGCCGAATTCATGAATCCGGGGCAATCGGTCAAGGATCGTGCGGGCCTGTTCATCATCCGAGACGCCGAGCAGCGCGGGCTCTTGAAACCCGGCGGCGTCATCGTCGAAGGGACCGCCGGCAACACCGGTATCGGCCTGACGCTTGTCGCCAAGGCGCTCGGCTACCGGACCGTCATCGTCATCCCCGACACGCAGAGCCAGGAAAAGAAGGATACGATCAAGATCCTGGGGGCCGAGCTGATCGAAGTGCCGGCCGTGCCCTACAAGAACCCCAACAACTATGTGAAGCTGTCCGGGCGACTCGCCGAGCAACTGGCGCGTTCGGAGCCGAACGGCGCGATCTGGGCGAACCAGTTCGACAATGTCGCCAACCGCGACGGCCATATCCGCACGACGGCGCAGGAGATCTGGACCCAGACCGGCGGCAAGGTGGACGGTTTCGTTTCGGCGGTCGGCTCCGGCGGCACGCTCGCCGGCGTCGCGATCGGGCTCAAGGCCAAGAGCAAGGATGTCAAGATCGCGCTCGCCGATCCGCTGGGCGCCGCCCTCTACAGCTTCTACACCAGCGGCGAGCTGAAATCCGACGGCAGCTCGATCACCGAGGGCATCGGTCAGGGCCGCATCACCGCCAATCTCGAAGGGTTCACGCCGGACTTCTCCTACCAGATCCCGGACGAGGAGGCGCTGCCGATCATTTTCGACCTGATCCAGGAAGAGGGGCTCTGCGTCGGCGGATCGACGGGCATCAACATCGCCGGCGCCATCCGGCTGGCGCGCGAGCTTGGCCCCGGTCATACCATCGTGACGATCCTCGCCGACTACGGCACGCGCTACCAGACGAAGCTGTTCAATCCCGACTTCCTGCGCGGCAAGAACCTGCCGGTGCCGGGCTGGATGGAAGAAAGGGCCGATATCTCGGTGCCGTTCGAAGAGGTGGCTTGA
- a CDS encoding alpha/beta fold hydrolase — protein MGRRIVLSILGLAVILVAGFFLGPRVAADTTIRFDPSVIGDDPQAYLAREEAAVPNIRDGLDKEIIWANPLVHAKTKLAIVYIHGFSASKGEVRPLPDDVADELGANLFYTRLTGHGQDGAAMAESSVNAWINDYEEALAIGRAIGDKVIVIATSTGGSLATWAATQPGASDGVAAIAFISPNFGVKASGAEILTMPWGREIAELVGGRERSFPARNALHEKFWTTKYPMSATLPMAALTNLAYGAPVEKATTPALFIFSDADKVVRPDRTREIAGRWGGPHELVPVDDTGDPDNHVIAGDALSPQTTAFLAQRIVVWVKALMP, from the coding sequence ATGGGGCGGCGGATCGTGCTTTCGATACTTGGTCTCGCCGTCATCCTTGTCGCAGGTTTCTTCCTCGGCCCACGCGTGGCGGCCGACACGACGATCCGCTTCGATCCTTCGGTGATCGGCGACGATCCGCAGGCCTATCTGGCGCGCGAGGAAGCCGCGGTGCCCAATATCCGCGACGGGCTGGACAAGGAGATCATCTGGGCCAACCCGCTGGTTCACGCCAAGACGAAGCTTGCGATCGTCTACATCCATGGCTTTTCGGCATCGAAGGGCGAGGTCCGCCCGCTTCCGGACGATGTCGCCGACGAACTCGGCGCCAACCTCTTCTACACCCGCCTGACCGGCCACGGGCAGGACGGCGCGGCCATGGCCGAAAGTAGCGTCAATGCCTGGATCAACGACTATGAAGAGGCGCTGGCGATCGGCCGCGCGATCGGCGACAAGGTGATCGTGATCGCCACCTCGACCGGCGGCTCATTGGCGACCTGGGCGGCAACACAGCCGGGCGCCTCCGACGGCGTCGCGGCGATCGCGTTCATCTCGCCGAATTTCGGCGTCAAGGCGTCCGGCGCCGAGATCCTGACCATGCCCTGGGGCAGAGAGATCGCCGAGCTCGTCGGCGGCAGGGAACGCAGCTTTCCCGCGCGCAACGCGCTGCATGAAAAATTCTGGACCACCAAATATCCCATGTCGGCGACGCTGCCGATGGCGGCACTCACCAATCTCGCCTATGGCGCGCCGGTCGAAAAGGCGACCACCCCTGCCCTGTTCATCTTCTCGGACGCCGACAAAGTGGTGCGGCCTGACCGAACCCGAGAGATCGCCGGCCGCTGGGGCGGTCCGCACGAACTGGTGCCGGTCGACGATACCGGCGATCCGGACAACCATGTCATTGCCGGCGATGCGCTGTCGCCGCAGACTACAGCCTTTCTCGCCCAGCGGATCGTGGTGTGGGTGAAGGCATTGATGCCGTAG
- the sseA gene encoding 3-mercaptopyruvate sulfurtransferase, with translation MAEDSPFIVDADWLEKRLGTPGLTIIDASWYLPTQQRNAHAEYVAAHIPGARFLDQDAVSDPDSKLPHTLASPQYFAQYVGSMGVSADDTIVVYDGPGLFSAPRAWWMFRVMGVFQVYILNGGFDRWREEGRPVTAEPTKTAPCVFYADFDAARVVSLDEMRRIVGSGESQIADARSPGRFAGTDPEPRPGVRSGHMPGAHNVPVAALAENGELLPKDRLRKVLEDAGIDLSKPVVTSCGSGITAAAISLALETVGHTDNRLYDGSWTEWGGLSDTPVVTGKE, from the coding sequence ATGGCCGAAGACAGCCCTTTCATCGTCGACGCGGACTGGCTCGAGAAGCGATTGGGAACGCCGGGGCTCACCATCATCGACGCCTCCTGGTACCTGCCGACGCAGCAGCGCAACGCCCACGCGGAATATGTCGCCGCCCATATCCCCGGCGCCCGCTTTCTCGATCAGGACGCCGTTTCGGACCCGGATTCGAAGCTGCCGCATACATTGGCGTCGCCCCAGTACTTCGCGCAATATGTCGGCTCCATGGGCGTTTCTGCCGACGACACTATCGTCGTCTATGACGGTCCGGGGCTGTTTTCGGCGCCGCGCGCCTGGTGGATGTTCCGGGTCATGGGCGTCTTCCAGGTCTACATCCTGAACGGCGGCTTCGACCGCTGGAGGGAGGAAGGGCGGCCGGTGACGGCGGAGCCGACCAAAACAGCGCCTTGCGTCTTTTACGCCGATTTCGATGCGGCCAGGGTCGTCAGCCTTGACGAGATGCGCCGGATCGTTGGAAGCGGAGAAAGCCAGATCGCCGATGCGCGTTCTCCCGGACGTTTCGCCGGAACCGATCCGGAACCGCGTCCTGGCGTCCGTTCAGGCCATATGCCGGGCGCCCACAACGTCCCGGTCGCCGCGCTTGCCGAGAATGGCGAGCTGCTGCCCAAGGACCGCTTGCGCAAGGTGCTCGAGGATGCCGGCATCGACCTTTCAAAGCCGGTCGTCACCTCGTGCGGATCGGGCATCACCGCGGCGGCGATCTCGCTGGCGCTGGAGACGGTTGGCCATACCGACAACAGGCTTTACGACGGCTCATGGACCGAATGGGGCGGCCTCAGCGACACGCCCGTCGTGACGGGCAAGGAATGA
- a CDS encoding SDR family NAD(P)-dependent oxidoreductase — MTLYRANPKDGVAWITGGSSGLGRALAKDLARQGYTIAVTALPSDPVETLLVETAQMAGHVRSFPCDVTDEDGMARTAAAIETEMGPIVLAVFNAGNYIATPGEHLVVRDFHRSFAVNYFGIVNGLVPVVDYMRTRGRGHVVLVGSVTAYSGWPTTAAYGGTKAAINILAESLKYDFDKMNIRIQVMNPGFVDTPLTEKNMLPMPGLMPVHRASRRMARGIRKGGFEVTFPYHISWPLKLLGLLPRPFGRLVIGLTTSWWARPLYFDRKMPSKKAPSADKAT; from the coding sequence ATGACACTCTACCGGGCCAACCCGAAAGACGGTGTCGCCTGGATCACGGGCGGCAGCAGCGGTCTCGGTCGTGCGCTGGCCAAGGATCTCGCAAGGCAGGGCTATACCATCGCGGTGACGGCGCTGCCGAGCGATCCGGTCGAGACGCTGCTGGTCGAGACGGCGCAGATGGCCGGCCATGTGAGGTCATTCCCCTGCGATGTGACCGATGAAGACGGGATGGCGCGGACGGCCGCCGCCATCGAGACGGAGATGGGGCCGATCGTGCTCGCCGTCTTCAACGCCGGCAACTACATCGCCACTCCCGGCGAGCACCTCGTGGTGCGCGATTTTCACCGATCCTTCGCCGTCAACTATTTCGGCATCGTCAACGGTCTGGTGCCCGTGGTCGATTATATGCGCACGAGAGGGCGCGGGCATGTCGTCCTGGTCGGATCGGTGACGGCTTATTCCGGCTGGCCGACCACCGCCGCCTATGGCGGCACCAAGGCGGCGATCAACATCCTGGCGGAATCGCTGAAATACGACTTCGACAAGATGAACATCCGCATCCAAGTGATGAATCCGGGCTTCGTCGATACGCCGCTGACCGAGAAGAACATGCTGCCGATGCCGGGTCTGATGCCCGTGCACCGGGCGTCGCGGCGCATGGCGCGCGGCATCAGGAAGGGAGGGTTCGAAGTCACCTTCCCCTATCACATCAGCTGGCCGCTGAAGCTGCTTGGCCTGCTGCCGCGGCCCTTCGGCCGACTGGTGATCGGGCTGACCACCAGCTGGTGGGCGCGACCGTTGTATTTCGACCGCAAGATGCCGAGCAAAAAAGCTCCGTCAGCGGACAAGGCAACCTAA
- a CDS encoding DUF1203 domain-containing protein → MSIQFKALPTEAVRALQRGGPDAYGLTPERRVSDGDGVPCRHCMKNVAVGESYLILAYRPFPELQPYAETGPIFLHAEECERAADAEALPEMLASSDYIVRGYGKDDRIVYGSGAVSPTSDIAARAETLFERDDIAYIHVRSASNNCYQCRIERA, encoded by the coding sequence ATGAGCATCCAGTTCAAAGCCCTGCCGACCGAAGCCGTGCGAGCCTTGCAGCGGGGAGGGCCAGACGCCTACGGCCTCACGCCCGAACGAAGGGTTTCCGATGGCGACGGCGTGCCGTGCCGGCATTGCATGAAGAATGTTGCGGTAGGCGAGAGCTATCTCATCCTCGCCTACCGGCCGTTCCCCGAGCTTCAGCCTTACGCCGAGACCGGACCGATCTTCCTGCATGCGGAGGAATGCGAACGCGCCGCGGACGCGGAAGCGCTGCCAGAGATGCTCGCAAGCAGCGACTATATCGTTCGCGGCTACGGCAAGGACGACCGCATCGTCTACGGCAGCGGCGCCGTCAGCCCGACTAGCGATATCGCGGCTCGCGCCGAGACTTTGTTCGAACGCGACGACATCGCCTATATCCACGTCCGCTCGGCGAGCAACAATTGCTACCAGTGCCGCATCGAACGGGCATGA